The Methanofervidicoccus sp. A16 genome has a segment encoding these proteins:
- a CDS encoding ATPase, T2SS/T4P/T4SS family has product MPPTEVVKKPVIKEEVPVPKPWKEHPIKFEKPSIVSPSNAIDTYTVKVEDMEFEVVIEKKDGYMHYTIPEVDQILSILSKLPNNNVQEIKTDISEGEFNSIGEIYGYLLNYVEKYDLDLKDPEIRSLAKYFYLAIGKLGFLEIPLNDDRLEEIMVNGEYKYAYVFHRKYQMCKTNIYFDEEELRRIIENIALLAGRTIDARTPMLDAFLPDGSRVNATIKEVTPEGNTLTIRKFTKDPLTVVDLIKFGTFNFEFAAFLWQAVEGYFGAKPANTLIAGGTGSGKTTTLNVISMFSMYTDRIVTIEDTPELQIPHDHVIKMITRPPRPGVPGYEITMNDLIKNALRMRPDRIFVGEVRGEEAHSLLVAMNTGHDGALIGGELIYLSDGTVVEIGDFVDRFFEKGYKVVEEDNGFKWIDVSKEGVYIKSFNKSSLKIENKLISHVWRKRYSGKLLRIKTEGNREITLTYDHPVYVLRGIIFEVNASSLEVGDYIAIPREDIGGERWDTINRSVIGGDVIAESLYIPSMDISWDRVVSIEEVEYDGYIYDLTVEDNHTYIAGSNGGIVVSNCSGTIHANSASEAILRLINPPMNVPKIMLSSLDFIINQQRVKRNRKTIRRILEVIEIGGSSEDISKTLLFTYNSLEDTLKREGICMWEEEVCKIAGITREELIEDRLNRIEVLKYAVRNNIRDIESVGSLIRRYQEDPERLLKSIRL; this is encoded by the coding sequence ATGCCACCAACAGAAGTAGTTAAAAAACCTGTTATAAAAGAAGAGGTTCCAGTACCAAAACCTTGGAAAGAGCATCCTATTAAATTTGAAAAGCCGAGTATAGTATCACCCTCAAATGCTATAGATACCTATACTGTAAAAGTAGAAGATATGGAGTTTGAGGTAGTTATAGAAAAAAAAGATGGATATATGCACTATACAATACCTGAGGTAGACCAAATATTAAGTATACTGTCAAAATTACCAAATAATAATGTTCAGGAGATAAAAACAGATATATCAGAGGGAGAGTTCAATAGTATTGGTGAAATATACGGATATCTGTTAAACTATGTAGAAAAGTACGATTTAGACCTCAAAGATCCAGAAATTAGAAGTTTAGCAAAGTACTTCTATCTGGCTATTGGTAAATTAGGATTTTTGGAGATACCTTTAAATGATGATAGATTAGAGGAAATAATGGTAAATGGGGAATATAAATACGCCTATGTATTCCATAGGAAGTACCAGATGTGTAAAACCAACATCTATTTTGATGAGGAAGAATTAAGGAGAATTATAGAGAATATAGCACTACTTGCAGGAAGAACTATAGACGCCAGAACTCCTATGTTAGATGCATTTTTACCTGATGGAAGTAGAGTTAACGCTACAATAAAGGAGGTTACACCAGAGGGGAATACTTTAACTATCCGTAAATTTACAAAAGATCCTTTAACAGTTGTTGATCTTATAAAATTTGGAACCTTCAACTTTGAATTTGCAGCCTTCCTATGGCAGGCTGTAGAGGGGTACTTTGGTGCTAAACCAGCTAATACCTTAATTGCAGGAGGTACAGGTTCTGGTAAGACTACAACCCTCAACGTAATATCTATGTTCTCCATGTATACCGACAGAATAGTTACTATTGAAGATACTCCAGAACTTCAAATACCTCACGATCATGTAATAAAGATGATAACTAGGCCTCCAAGACCTGGAGTTCCTGGCTACGAGATTACTATGAACGACTTAATTAAAAACGCCCTGAGGATGAGACCTGATAGGATATTTGTAGGAGAGGTTAGAGGAGAGGAGGCCCACTCCCTCTTAGTAGCTATGAACACTGGTCATGACGGTGCATTAATTGGTGGGGAGTTAATTTATTTATCTGATGGAACAGTTGTGGAAATAGGAGATTTTGTAGATAGGTTCTTTGAGAAAGGGTACAAAGTAGTAGAGGAAGATAATGGATTTAAATGGATAGATGTATCTAAGGAGGGCGTATATATCAAAAGTTTCAACAAGAGTTCCTTGAAAATTGAGAACAAATTGATATCTCACGTCTGGAGAAAGAGGTACTCTGGAAAACTTCTAAGAATAAAGACTGAAGGTAATAGAGAGATAACCCTTACTTATGATCATCCAGTTTATGTACTACGAGGTATTATTTTCGAGGTGAACGCCTCCTCCTTGGAGGTTGGAGATTACATAGCCATTCCTAGGGAAGATATAGGAGGAGAAAGATGGGATACAATTAACAGGAGTGTTATAGGTGGGGATGTAATAGCAGAGAGCCTATATATTCCAAGTATGGATATCTCCTGGGATAGAGTTGTTTCCATTGAGGAAGTTGAATACGATGGTTATATATACGATCTTACAGTTGAGGATAACCACACCTATATAGCAGGAAGTAACGGAGGTATTGTAGTCTCTAACTGTTCTGGAACTATCCACGCAAATAGTGCAAGTGAAGCTATACTTAGACTAATAAATCCACCGATGAACGTTCCTAAGATCATGTTATCCTCTCTCGACTTTATCATAAACCAGCAGAGAGTTAAGAGAAACAGAAAAACTATAAGGAGAATACTGGAAGTTATAGAAATTGGAGGTTCTAGTGAGGATATATCAAAGACCCTCCTCTTTACTTATAACAGTCTAGAGGATACTTTAAAAAGAGAAGGAATCTGTATGTGGGAGGAAGAGGTTTGTAAAATTGCTGGTATAACTAGGGAGGAGTTAATAGAAGATAGACTTAACAGAATTGAAGTATTAAAGTATGCTGTTAGAAACAATATAAGAGATATAGAAAGTGTTGGTAGTTTAATAAGAAGATATCAGGAGGATCCAGAGAGATTACTCAAGAGTATAAGGCTCTAA
- a CDS encoding type II secretion system F family protein, producing the protein MVNITLEKLKILFKEFLEAIKKYFLWIIDAIDRLIYFKLNIGRARGHVKRKKISLGDIKKLIDEYKDIDEDIMKFYDIEEYIDYEKILERKKLEEIEIDLDELLERSYMNILKDYITNFSYCVIRSKYLPSLRDFHYIGIRDINKYFLKVIIISVVVGIIYFLNFIDNIFIGLINGLFASILTIVAGIYYPKIKLILFRGDIKIQIMVTLLDMIASLNAGLSLQECIKKIAENPEYGIPSFEFKGVIYDIEKGGYSFKEALERARFRTKIPLMKKLYTQLIVAVDKGGTQLLLKSLYNDILRESMAKIDSSKFQITNLGNLIFGVGIILPFSGMMLSAIQGNTGFSGIIDTVDLILTKIAPISTAIFAIFIKLKIE; encoded by the coding sequence ATGGTAAATATAACTCTAGAAAAGTTAAAAATATTATTTAAAGAATTTTTAGAGGCGATTAAAAAATATTTTTTATGGATAATAGATGCCATAGACAGGTTGATCTATTTTAAATTAAATATTGGAAGGGCCAGGGGGCATGTAAAAAGGAAGAAAATTTCTTTAGGAGATATTAAGAAATTAATTGATGAATATAAAGATATCGATGAAGACATAATGAAATTCTACGATATTGAAGAGTATATAGACTACGAGAAAATTTTAGAGAGAAAAAAATTAGAAGAAATAGAGATAGACTTAGATGAACTACTAGAACGTTCTTATATGAATATTTTAAAAGATTATATTACAAATTTTTCTTACTGTGTAATCCGTAGTAAATATTTGCCCTCTTTAAGAGATTTTCATTATATAGGTATTAGGGATATAAATAAGTATTTTTTGAAGGTAATTATTATATCTGTTGTTGTAGGAATAATATACTTTTTGAACTTTATAGATAATATATTCATAGGTTTAATAAATGGACTATTTGCAAGTATATTGACAATTGTTGCAGGTATATACTATCCAAAGATAAAACTTATTCTATTTAGAGGAGATATAAAAATCCAAATAATGGTAACACTCCTAGATATGATAGCATCACTAAATGCCGGACTATCTCTACAGGAGTGTATTAAGAAAATAGCAGAAAACCCTGAATATGGTATCCCCTCCTTTGAATTTAAAGGAGTTATCTACGATATTGAAAAAGGAGGTTATAGTTTTAAAGAGGCTTTAGAGAGGGCGAGATTTAGAACTAAAATACCTCTAATGAAAAAGTTATACACTCAACTTATAGTGGCTGTAGATAAGGGAGGGACTCAACTTCTGTTAAAAAGTCTATACAACGATATCCTTAGAGAATCAATGGCTAAAATAGACTCATCGAAGTTCCAAATAACAAATTTAGGTAATCTAATATTTGGTGTAGGTATAATCCTCCCTTTCTCAGGGATGATGCTTTCAGCAATTCAGGGGAATACAGGTTTTAGTGGTATAATAGATACTGTAGATTTAATTCTGACAAAGATAGCCCCTATATCAACAGCCATCTTTGCAATATTTATAAAGTTAAAAATTGAGTGA
- a CDS encoding type II secretion system F family protein, translated as MISLQDLYLYTIRRNIILLKECGIRISERAYLITIALSAVIPILLKYFLNLTLKSFIILLIMYSLSVFVLPRIIYDIKIERFERNLPKALYVMVLALESGRSVVDAINEVIESNIKEVDIVFLKIVKLITDKKLSFEDAVLLVSTSMDSKIFRLLGRLLIENRKYGGELAKTLATLAKTLEDLENLRTQLLSVTANGLAVGLIILCGVVPATAGIIGGYLNITAALLPNGTPVTPQEIAKCMEIIQIGTGIFGFLFTIPLFGLKFSRMVVGSTLCMTFGMLSFYVTLNMTKFLFT; from the coding sequence ATGATAAGTCTTCAAGACTTATATTTGTACACAATCAGACGTAATATTATTTTGTTAAAGGAATGTGGTATCAGGATAAGCGAGAGAGCATATCTAATAACTATAGCACTCTCTGCAGTAATACCTATTCTGTTGAAATACTTCTTAAATCTTACTTTAAAAAGTTTCATCATACTACTTATAATGTACTCTCTCTCTGTATTTGTACTTCCTAGGATTATCTACGATATAAAAATAGAGAGATTTGAGCGTAATTTACCTAAGGCTCTCTATGTAATGGTATTGGCGTTAGAATCTGGACGTTCAGTAGTAGATGCCATCAATGAAGTTATCGAGAGTAATATAAAAGAGGTTGATATAGTCTTTTTAAAAATAGTTAAGTTGATCACCGATAAAAAATTAAGTTTTGAAGATGCTGTACTTTTAGTTTCAACAAGTATGGATTCAAAGATATTTAGATTACTTGGGAGGTTACTTATTGAAAATAGGAAATATGGAGGAGAGTTAGCAAAAACTTTAGCTACTCTTGCAAAAACTCTAGAAGACTTGGAAAATCTAAGAACACAGTTGTTAAGTGTTACTGCAAACGGTCTTGCAGTAGGATTAATAATACTCTGTGGAGTTGTTCCTGCAACTGCAGGTATCATTGGTGGTTATCTAAACATAACTGCAGCATTACTACCTAATGGAACTCCTGTAACACCGCAAGAGATAGCAAAATGTATGGAGATTATCCAAATAGGCACAGGAATATTTGGATTTTTGTTTACTATTCCCCTTTTCGGTTTAAAGTTTAGTAGAATGGTAGTAGGTAGTACCCTATGTATGACCTTTGGTATGTTGTCTTTCTACGTTACACTCAATATGACGAAGTTTCTCTTCACCTAA
- a CDS encoding TIGR00295 family protein: MEELLNKIYTTLNGEDRYISEISNIFPYVHNEKFRKYYHLLLELCSRDVVMHCLAVSLYTYEVGLKLKSKGHNIDLDLAVYGALLHDIGRSRTHGIKHGVEGGKIVRKYNLGEELALIVERHIGGGIPKEEAVQLGLPPRDYIPTTVEEKLVAHCDNLISGTRRVDINFVVEKFKRRLSCDSINHPVILRILRLNDEINLLLGEEKLRHIECNVERQHTKGHT, from the coding sequence ATGGAGGAACTATTAAACAAAATATACACAACTCTAAATGGAGAGGATAGATATATCTCAGAGATATCTAACATATTTCCCTATGTTCATAACGAGAAATTTAGAAAGTACTACCATCTACTCTTAGAGTTATGTAGTAGAGACGTAGTGATGCATTGTTTGGCTGTATCTCTTTACACCTACGAAGTTGGTTTAAAATTAAAGAGCAAAGGCCATAATATAGATCTAGATCTGGCAGTATATGGTGCACTACTTCACGACATAGGGCGAAGTAGAACCCATGGTATAAAACATGGAGTTGAGGGGGGAAAGATAGTAAGGAAGTACAACTTAGGTGAGGAACTGGCTTTAATAGTAGAGAGGCATATTGGAGGAGGGATTCCAAAAGAGGAGGCTGTCCAGTTAGGATTACCTCCAAGGGACTACATCCCCACAACAGTGGAGGAGAAACTTGTGGCACACTGTGATAATCTGATAAGTGGTACAAGGAGAGTGGATATAAACTTCGTGGTGGAAAAATTTAAAAGAAGATTATCCTGTGACAGTATAAATCATCCAGTGATACTGAGGATTTTAAGGTTAAACGATGAAATTAATCTACTATTAGGTGAAGAGAAACTTCGTCATATTGAGTGTAACGTAGAAAGACAACATACCAAAGGTCATACATAG
- the cbiD gene encoding cobalt-precorrin-5B (C(1))-methyltransferase CbiD, translating to MIYDFRREKKYGYTTGACAAAGAYCGIYYLKKGVKLDYVKIENDRGDILIIPVEKVEGDIYSKSATVTIRKFAGEDIDITNGIEIIVDTKIVKWEGGERVKIVGGKGVGIVTKEGLQVKKGDWAINPKPRELIIRNITPLLDKDEGAIVKVSVPKGEELYKKTLNPKLGIVGGISILGTTGIVRPMSNEAYRESLVPQIDIALAKNHRMLVYTPGNIGTNYAKKLLNVEEDQIVEVSNFWDFMIDKGEEKGVEGILIFGHAGKIVKLAGGIYNTHSKVADGRNEILTAYSSLYIENKDILRRILYGNTTEEIIGILREEGILHQVFNDIARRVVERTKSRWKKIDFSCIIIDMRGNILGSCIGDRFLPLLKIKI from the coding sequence ATGATATACGACTTCAGAAGAGAGAAAAAGTACGGGTATACAACAGGTGCCTGTGCTGCAGCGGGGGCATACTGTGGTATTTACTACTTAAAGAAAGGTGTGAAGTTAGATTACGTAAAGATAGAGAACGATAGGGGAGATATACTTATAATACCTGTGGAGAAGGTGGAAGGAGATATCTATTCCAAAAGTGCTACAGTCACTATTAGGAAGTTTGCAGGAGAGGATATAGACATTACTAATGGAATAGAAATTATAGTGGATACCAAGATCGTAAAGTGGGAGGGAGGGGAGAGGGTCAAGATAGTTGGTGGGAAAGGTGTAGGTATCGTTACAAAGGAGGGATTACAGGTTAAAAAGGGAGACTGGGCTATAAATCCAAAACCTCGGGAACTTATTATTAGAAACATAACTCCTCTTCTAGATAAAGATGAGGGGGCTATAGTGAAGGTCTCCGTTCCCAAAGGTGAGGAGTTGTATAAGAAGACACTGAATCCCAAACTTGGGATAGTGGGGGGTATATCAATCCTTGGAACTACAGGTATAGTTAGGCCCATGTCCAATGAGGCTTATAGGGAGTCGTTGGTGCCACAGATAGACATCGCCCTGGCGAAGAATCACAGGATGTTGGTATATACACCTGGAAATATAGGTACTAACTATGCAAAGAAACTTCTAAATGTTGAGGAGGACCAGATAGTGGAGGTTTCCAACTTCTGGGATTTTATGATAGATAAGGGAGAGGAGAAGGGAGTTGAGGGCATCCTTATATTTGGACATGCTGGAAAGATTGTTAAACTTGCAGGAGGTATATACAATACCCACTCTAAGGTTGCAGATGGGAGAAACGAGATATTGACTGCTTATAGTTCCCTATATATAGAGAATAAGGATATCTTAAGGAGGATACTTTATGGAAACACCACAGAGGAGATAATAGGCATCCTAAGGGAGGAGGGAATTCTTCATCAGGTGTTTAACGATATAGCGAGGAGGGTAGTTGAGAGAACTAAAAGTAGGTGGAAAAAAATAGACTTCAGTTGTATTATTATAGATATGAGAGGGAACATCTTAGGGAGTTGTATAGGGGATAGGTTTTTACCACTGTTAAAAATAAAAATATAA
- a CDS encoding AIR synthase-related protein, with product MDIEEYVRRRLRKNIPEDVIIEEGVKIVMEFKKIDEQLAREFLEAVLKEVKTVESYKNIEDPKLKSLLEYKRSGVSMGEIGGGSRGEGDFFLHQQIGKIIESTNQKTVVDTRDQDDGGVVEAEGKYIVATIDGTHSRLSEFPFLAGFHVTRACLRDVYVMGAEPVALISDVHLADDGDVSKILDFTAGICAVSESIGVPLVAGSTLRVGGDMVLGERMVSAVGAIGVIKDALPTARRRAEVGDIILMTRGSGGGTIATTAIYHGMFSVVYETLNIDFLKACKELFESDLVKYIHVMTDVTNGGLRGDAYEISRSAKVSLEFYMDKVLDVINPKVLEMLEKLNIDPLGVSIDSLLIITPEEYADEIMKKTGAKVVGKVKEGEGSYIIDGDRKIPLIPGFRESPYTPVKKVVDKMKPDKEELERMKRKIEEACREAIKKKDFVKNLLLK from the coding sequence ATGGATATAGAAGAATATGTACGGAGACGTTTAAGAAAGAATATACCTGAAGACGTTATTATTGAGGAGGGTGTTAAGATAGTTATGGAGTTTAAAAAGATAGATGAGCAACTGGCTAGGGAATTCCTTGAGGCGGTTCTAAAGGAGGTGAAAACGGTAGAATCTTACAAGAATATAGAGGATCCAAAACTAAAAAGTCTTCTAGAATACAAAAGATCTGGAGTTAGCATGGGAGAGATAGGTGGAGGTAGTAGGGGAGAGGGCGATTTCTTTCTACACCAACAGATAGGGAAGATCATCGAGAGTACCAACCAGAAAACAGTTGTAGATACTAGGGATCAGGATGACGGTGGAGTTGTGGAGGCAGAGGGTAAGTATATAGTAGCCACAATTGATGGTACTCACTCCAGGTTAAGTGAATTCCCCTTCTTGGCAGGTTTCCATGTGACAAGGGCATGTCTAAGGGATGTATACGTTATGGGTGCAGAACCTGTTGCCCTTATAAGTGATGTCCATCTGGCAGATGATGGAGATGTGTCCAAGATACTAGATTTTACAGCAGGTATATGTGCAGTATCTGAGAGTATAGGGGTGCCACTGGTTGCAGGGAGTACCCTTAGAGTAGGGGGAGATATGGTATTGGGGGAGAGGATGGTAAGTGCAGTGGGGGCTATTGGTGTGATAAAGGATGCCCTTCCTACTGCAAGGAGGAGGGCTGAAGTTGGAGATATAATCCTTATGACTAGGGGGAGTGGAGGAGGTACTATAGCAACAACTGCCATATACCATGGGATGTTTTCAGTAGTTTATGAGACTCTCAATATAGATTTCTTGAAGGCATGTAAGGAGTTATTTGAGAGTGATCTGGTGAAGTACATCCATGTTATGACAGATGTGACAAATGGAGGACTGAGGGGGGACGCCTACGAGATTTCAAGATCTGCCAAGGTTTCCTTAGAGTTCTACATGGATAAGGTACTTGATGTTATAAACCCTAAGGTTTTAGAGATGCTGGAAAAGTTAAATATAGATCCCTTAGGTGTATCTATAGACAGTCTCTTGATAATAACACCTGAGGAGTACGCAGATGAGATAATGAAAAAAACTGGTGCTAAGGTGGTAGGGAAAGTGAAGGAGGGAGAGGGGAGTTATATCATAGATGGAGATCGGAAGATACCTCTTATTCCAGGGTTTAGGGAGTCTCCATATACACCTGTAAAGAAGGTTGTAGATAAGATGAAACCTGATAAGGAGGAACTTGAACGTATGAAGAGAAAGATAGAGGAGGCCTGTAGAGAGGCTATTAAAAAGAAGGATTTTGTGAAAAATTTGCTGTTAAAATAA
- the aroA gene encoding 3-phosphoshikimate 1-carboxyvinyltransferase has translation MLIVERTEELRGTVNAPPSKSYTHRAVICASLGDGVSKIVNPLNSEDCLSSVNGCISLGANIDIGEDTWVVEGNYNSPKTPDNVIDVKNSGTTLRILTGISSQIPKGYAILTGDESIRRRPMGPLLDALNQLDITAFSSKMDGTPPVVVKGGKIKNNLVKIRGDVSSQFITSLMMTLPFSQEDSEIVLTTPLKSAPYLDITMDVLERFGIKVVKDNEGYGRFLVEGNQRYKPCNYTVEGDYSSASYIIAAGVLLNSEIVIKNLFQNSKQGDKRIVSILREMGAHIKVKEDRLIIEGSYHLEGISIDVKDIPDLVPTIAVLGCFAEGRTEIYNGEHVRFKECDRLHACAVELGKMGAKIREKPDGLVIEGVGKLKGAKLNTYGDHRLVMAFTVAGLLAEGRTVIEGEESVKVSFPDFISVMRSLGANLVVK, from the coding sequence ATGCTTATAGTGGAGAGAACAGAGGAACTTAGAGGGACTGTAAATGCACCACCTTCAAAGTCCTACACTCATAGAGCTGTAATATGTGCATCCCTGGGAGATGGAGTGTCTAAGATTGTAAATCCTCTTAACAGTGAAGACTGTCTATCCTCTGTAAATGGCTGTATATCTTTAGGAGCCAATATAGATATAGGGGAGGATACATGGGTTGTGGAAGGGAATTACAACAGTCCAAAGACACCTGATAACGTTATAGATGTTAAAAACAGTGGTACAACTTTAAGAATACTTACAGGTATCTCCTCCCAGATACCTAAGGGCTACGCTATATTAACTGGAGATGAGTCTATAAGGAGAAGGCCTATGGGGCCTCTATTAGATGCATTGAATCAACTGGATATTACCGCTTTTTCCTCTAAGATGGACGGTACCCCTCCTGTAGTTGTCAAAGGTGGGAAGATAAAGAATAACCTTGTAAAAATAAGGGGAGACGTAAGTTCCCAATTTATTACATCCCTTATGATGACACTACCTTTCTCTCAGGAGGACAGTGAGATAGTACTAACTACACCTTTAAAGTCTGCCCCCTACTTAGATATAACTATGGATGTACTTGAGAGGTTTGGGATAAAGGTAGTGAAAGATAATGAGGGATATGGTAGATTTCTTGTAGAGGGAAATCAGAGGTATAAGCCCTGTAATTATACAGTTGAGGGAGATTACTCCTCTGCCTCCTACATCATCGCCGCTGGAGTACTTTTGAACTCTGAGATTGTCATTAAAAATCTCTTTCAAAACTCTAAACAGGGGGATAAAAGAATAGTTAGTATTTTAAGGGAGATGGGTGCCCATATCAAGGTAAAGGAGGATAGATTAATAATAGAGGGATCTTATCACCTTGAGGGTATCTCTATAGATGTAAAGGATATACCAGATCTTGTGCCTACTATCGCCGTCTTGGGATGTTTTGCTGAAGGTAGAACTGAAATTTACAACGGAGAACATGTTAGATTCAAGGAGTGTGATAGACTACATGCCTGTGCAGTAGAGTTGGGGAAGATGGGTGCTAAGATAAGGGAGAAACCTGATGGACTTGTAATAGAGGGGGTAGGAAAGTTGAAGGGTGCTAAGTTGAACACCTATGGAGATCACAGGCTTGTAATGGCATTTACAGTTGCAGGACTTTTGGCAGAAGGGAGGACTGTAATTGAGGGGGAGGAGAGTGTAAAGGTATCCTTCCCAGACTTTATCTCTGTGATGAGATCTCTTGGTGCCAATTTAGTAGTTAAATAA
- a CDS encoding ATP-binding protein, whose translation MKDGREVIGYIVGETTTTEVTFLSNKIPEVGSYVSIEYPNGREVLGMIEGVMQSCPIFNEVLSVEDILKLRKLEREDSYQVIGKIKILGDVEEKKIPKIPPKPGTEVYSASEEVLKRMFSEGHIEIGRLLSKNIPVKLDVNMLCSRHLAILAITGMGKSNTVAVLLSELNRLKATVLVFDIHGEYKYIESFDDNNRLRINIIEPKINVYEISSDSLADLAGVDAAATKQRPYIRRAIDNIKKEYRESDFQSAEDYINCIINELEGFLEESRRDADSIHTAIFRLKDMLKFKNHLITLHYNPIEKIKENYINILPLEGLDENDMDIIISYISKEILADRKRALREGYPKPIFIVLEEAHLVIPKNRNTRSKLHISRIAREGRKFGVGLCLVSQRPKTLDPEALSQCNNLIISKLIEPHDQQHVQQASESLSEDLLKQLPGLNVGEAIIIGPALSIPALVKINKFNGRYGGEDLDIVGIWERSYSERNREEEPLGDYDGLD comes from the coding sequence ATGAAAGATGGGAGAGAGGTTATAGGGTATATAGTGGGGGAGACTACAACAACGGAGGTTACATTTCTATCAAATAAAATACCTGAAGTAGGTAGTTATGTCTCTATAGAGTATCCAAATGGAAGGGAAGTTTTAGGTATGATAGAGGGGGTTATGCAAAGTTGTCCTATCTTCAACGAGGTGTTAAGTGTAGAAGATATATTAAAATTGAGAAAATTGGAGAGGGAGGATTCCTACCAGGTTATAGGTAAGATAAAGATATTAGGAGATGTGGAGGAGAAGAAGATACCTAAGATACCTCCAAAACCAGGTACAGAGGTATATTCAGCCAGTGAAGAGGTTTTAAAAAGGATGTTCTCCGAGGGACACATAGAGATAGGAAGACTGCTATCTAAAAATATACCTGTAAAGTTAGATGTCAATATGTTATGTTCTAGACATTTGGCAATACTGGCTATAACTGGGATGGGAAAATCTAACACCGTTGCAGTACTCCTCTCGGAGTTAAACAGGTTGAAGGCTACAGTACTTGTCTTCGATATACATGGAGAGTACAAGTATATAGAGTCCTTCGACGATAATAACAGGTTGAGGATTAATATCATAGAACCGAAGATAAACGTATACGAGATAAGTAGTGATAGTCTAGCAGATCTCGCCGGAGTAGATGCTGCTGCTACGAAACAGAGGCCCTATATTAGAAGGGCCATAGATAATATAAAGAAGGAGTACAGGGAAAGTGATTTCCAGTCTGCAGAGGACTATATAAACTGTATTATAAATGAGTTGGAGGGTTTCTTAGAGGAGAGTAGGAGGGACGCTGACAGTATACATACTGCAATATTCAGACTTAAGGATATGTTGAAGTTTAAGAATCATCTTATAACCCTACACTACAACCCTATAGAGAAGATAAAGGAGAATTACATCAATATACTACCTTTAGAGGGCTTAGATGAAAATGACATGGATATTATTATATCCTATATCTCAAAGGAGATACTGGCAGATAGAAAGAGGGCACTTCGGGAAGGTTATCCAAAACCTATATTTATAGTACTTGAGGAGGCTCATCTCGTTATTCCAAAGAACAGGAATACAAGATCGAAACTCCATATATCCAGGATAGCGAGGGAGGGTAGGAAATTTGGAGTAGGTCTCTGTTTAGTATCCCAGAGACCTAAGACCTTGGACCCCGAGGCACTCTCACAGTGTAATAACCTTATTATCTCGAAGTTAATTGAACCTCACGATCAACAACATGTACAACAGGCTTCAGAGAGTTTAAGTGAGGATCTCCTTAAACAACTCCCTGGGTTGAATGTAGGAGAGGCTATAATAATAGGCCCCGCTCTAAGTATCCCAGCCCTTGTTAAGATAAACAAATTTAACGGTAGATACGGAGGGGAGGATTTAGATATTGTAGGAATATGGGAGAGATCCTACAGTGAGAGAAATAGAGAGGAGGAGCCTTTGGGAGATTACGACGGGTTGGATTAA